Below is a genomic region from candidate division KSB1 bacterium.
GGAGGCATGTATGGCGGGCGTGACTATGCCCGTCGGGCTACCTGCCAACAAGCAGGCGAGCACCTACCCCCATCACCAAGCAAAAAACAATGCCCGCCAGTGCCTCTACCGTGGCTGCGCTGTCGTGCAGCCCCCGGCGCCAGACCCAACGCCCTACGATCGCCACCAACGCAATCATTCCCCATTCCCCCACATAGGCCCCTACGGTACCCAACGCCCGTTCCACATATCCAGGCACACGCACCAAGTAAGCCGGAAAAGGCGCTGGGTCCTCGCGTCGCCGCCCACCTGGTAGCTGCTGCAAATAGTAGATGAGCGGCGCCGCAGCAAACGAAGCCACCAGCACCGCCGTTGTCACGATGACGGCGGGCAGCGGAATTAGCAGCCAACGCAACGAATCAGCTGGCGTGGGTGGTCCAGCGAATCGGCAGCAGACCAACACTGCCCCTATGATGCCGACAATGTGCAAGGCCTGGTCCCCGAGGAATAAGCCGATCGTCTCCTTGCCCCACCTCTTCCGCAGGACCCCCTTGCTCCAATCCAGCAGCAGGTGC
It encodes:
- a CDS encoding DUF3307 domain-containing protein, which encodes MPVLQPEMMHLLWLIALAHVVGDFVLQTDRVFRLKVTSAWGVLLHVGICGITMVAVLLPFVPDARIWTVIAGVTAWHLLLDWSKGVLRKRWGKETIGLFLGDQALHIVGIIGAVLVCCRFAGPPTPADSLRWLLIPLPAVIVTTAVLVASFAAAPLIYYLQQLPGGRRREDPAPFPAYLVRVPGYVERALGTVGAYVGEWGMIALVAIVGRWVWRRGLHDSAATVEALAGIVFCLVMGVGARLLVGR